In the genome of Cryptomeria japonica chromosome 8, Sugi_1.0, whole genome shotgun sequence, one region contains:
- the LOC131857498 gene encoding putative pentatricopeptide repeat-containing protein At3g23330, which translates to MPQRDVVTWTAMTTGYAQNWFVEKAWGIFRQMQLASVNPDHTTFASILPDCAKMGSLEQGIGVIQSLIESGFSSDVVASALVDMYAKCGSMLRVRELFDKMPERNEISWNATIAGYVHNRFFNDDLELFELMKHSKTKSDRVRFICVLLAYSHAGLVDKGCKCFNC; encoded by the coding sequence atgcctcaaagagatgtggtTACATGGACTGCAATGActacaggatatgcacaaaattggTTTGTTGAAAAGGCCTGGGGAATTTTTaggcaaatgcaattggcaagtgtTAATCCAGACCACACCACCTTTGCCAGCATTCTCCCAGACTGTGCTAAAATGGGGAGTTTGGAACAGGGCATCGGTGTCATTCAAAGTTTAATCGAAAGTGGTTTTTCATCAGATGTAGTTGCaagtgccctggtagacatgtatgcaaaatgtggaagtatgCTTAGAGtacgtgaattgtttgacaaaatgcctgaaagaaatgagATCTCATGGAATGCTACGATTGCAGGATATGTACATAATAGATTTTTCAATGATGATCTCGAACTCTTTGAACTAATGAAGCACTCTAAGACCAAGTCTGACCGTGTACGCTTCATTTGTGTTTTATTAGCATACAGCCATGCAGGTTTAGTAGACAAGGGCTGCAAATGCTTCAATTGTTGA
- the LOC131857497 gene encoding putative pentatricopeptide repeat-containing protein At1g68930: protein MIAQNGFVDEAFEIFKQTQLEGVKPVSTSFASILSACAKMGELERGMEIHHSIVKSGLLFNVVESALVDMYAKCKSIYDASEVFDEMQQRDDVSWNAMIAGYAQIGFVEKALETSKQIQSAGVKPDSSTFVIIIQICATMGALEHGINIHQRIVKSNFFSDVVASALVDMDAKCGSMH from the coding sequence ATgattgcacaaaatggatttgttgacgAAGCCTTCGAAATTTTTAAGCAAACGCAATTAGAAGGTGTAAAACCAGTCTCCACATCCTTTGCCAGCATTCTctcagcctgtgccaaaatgggagagttAGAACGGGGCATGGAAATCCATCACAGCATAGTTAAAAGTGGACTTTTATTCAATGTAGTTGAAAGCgctttggtagacatgtatgcaaaatgtaaaAGCATATATGATGCAAGTGAAGTATTTGATGAAATGCAACAAAGAGATGATGTCTCATGGAacgcaatgattgcaggatatgcacaaattggatttgttgaaaaggccttGGAAACTTCGAAGCAAATTCagtcggcaggtgtaaagccagatTCCAGCACCTTTGTCATCATCATCCAGATATGTGCCACAATGGGAGCTTTAGAACATGGTATAAACATCCATCAAAGGATAGTCAAAAGCAATTTTTTCTCAGATGTAGTTGCAAGTGCCTTGGTAGATATGGACGCGAAGTGTGGAAGCATGCActag